The segment TCCTCAAATGTCTGCTCGAAGGAAGCGTATTCATTTTTGAAAAATTCATAATAATCCTCTAAAGACTGATAAGAGTCCGCTTCGGCATGTACCTGCATATTTGAGAATTGAAGTGAAACGATTAATAAAAAAGTTGTGAAAAAAAGTTTGAGCTTCATGATATTTCCTCCTTAATTTTATGATAAAATAATAACATACAAATATTTATAAAAGCACCTATTTTTTTGATTTTATATGTTTTTTTATATGAATTTATGGAAAAGCTTTTATCTAATTATGTTTATCATTAAAAGTTAATGTGAAGAATTTTCCATTATTTCTCTGCAAGTTAATTAATTCATTTTAAAGTTATTTTAACTTTTATTTTAAATAACGATTTATTGGTTTTTGATTGTTAGATGTATAATTTTTCTATTAATCCAAAAATAGCTTTGATTATTTTAAATGAAGCGAAGAAAGGAGTAGCTTATGAATGGGTACAAAATCGGCTTGTGTACGTCAATGTCCTTATCTATTCTGTGTATTATTGGTTCGCTGGTTGATGGACGTGGACTAATTGGATTATTGTTAGTTTTTTTAACAATTATTCCAGGATTTTTTGGGATCTATTTTACAACTAAAATCACTATGGATAAGCTTCTGAAATCTTTTTTGTTCATCGTAAATTATTTATTCGCAACGCATCTTCATATCAGATATTTCATCCAGTTTTTAACGAGGGTTCTATAGGTTGTCAGAGATCAACGAATAAAAATCAGCTGAATCAGCGAATAGCGTTACCTAAAATTTTTAGAAGAAAGGAAGATTAGATGAACGGTTATAAAATCGGGTTAATTGTTTCTATGATTTTATCGATCTTATGTTTATTGGGAATACTCATAGATTATAGAGGGTATGTTGGTTTTATTTTGTCATTTGTAATCATAATTCCTGGCTTTTTGGGAATTTATTTTACTACAAAAACTACCATGAAAAAGTACATAGAGTGGACTCTGTTAGTCGTGAATTATTTATTTGCGACTACGCTCATCGGATGGGACGTTGTCCATGTTTTCTTACGATTTTTTTATAAATAAAAAGGACCAGACGTATCAATAAAGATATTGAAAGCAGGAGAAAAAAATGATTCAAAATAAAAAATACTGGATTTTGTCGTTTGTATTATTGATACTTTCATGTCTACTTGCTAGACATTATTTTTTATCCTATAGACTATATCCACTTGTATATCAAAGGATTATTGTCTACGGTTGTTGGATACTAAGCGGATTTAGTTTATTTTTTTGTCGGGCGATCAGTAATAAATTTCTGAAACGTATTGTCATTAGCATCAACATTTTCTGTATTTATGGTTGGTGGTTTATATATGATTTTTGAAAATACAGATATTCATAAATTTAAAAGGAGAATAAGATGACGAATAACCAATTCAGATTATCTATAGCAATGTTTTTTTCGATGAGTTGCTTTGTTGGAGGAATCATTTCCGGAGAGAGTGCTCTACGGATTATTTTGTTTTTCATGATGACTTTTCCAAGTCTGCTAGGACTTTATTTTTCCACTAAAGCGGAACTTCGACAGTATAAATGGTTGCTTATTTCTTTGAATTACTTTTTTGCTACGTATATTGTTATTGGGCAATTCATTGAATGGTTTATTAGAAAGTTTATCCAAATGAGTTAAGACTATTTACGAGGAGGAATAGGAATGTTAACCAAGAAAAATTATTTAGAATTTATTCTTTCAATTGTTTTATTGGCAATCTCTATTCTTTTATTTTTATTCTATGCCTATCCGTATTCTAAATTGCAATATGAAATCAGAATATTCATCATGACGGTTTGTTGGTTATGTAGCACTGCAAGTTTGTTTTTTTCAACGAAAATCACTTATCCATATTTGAAAAGAGGAATCATATTAGTGAATTTTTGTTGTATCTATGGTTGGTTATTTTATTTTGGTTAGTCTATGTGTGCTTGTAAAATAGTAAAAAGGAGCGTATAAATGTCTTTTCCAAAAAAATAAGTCTCGTACAAAAAAATCAGTAGTTCTATTGGTATTATCAATTTTTCTTGTATTTATTACGTGTGTCTTTGCTAGTCCCATCTTGTTTGACTCATTTAAGTATCAACCGCATCTATTTATAGTCACAATTTCGATTTGTTGGGTCATCAATGGAGGGAGTATCGTTTTTGCGTTAGGAATCGCAGATAGATACCTGAAAAGGACGTTGATTACGTTGAATTTTGTGTTTAGCTATGTCTTTTTATCTACGATTTTTCATTTTTCTTTGAATTTTTGAAGCTATTTCTGTTTTTAGTGAGAAATATTGATGTTGATAAGGAGGAGAAAGAAGTATGAAACGTGCATTGAATCTAGTCGTTTTATTTTTGTCAATACTTGCATGTGTCAGTGGTCTGTTTTATATACATATTTATTTAAGTGGAGAAATTGAGGGGATTCTTTTTGCATTAGGTTTAGGTTTTCCGGGTTTGATTGGTTTTTATTGTTCGACAAAAATAAAAAAGACGAAGTTGAAATGGCTACTGCTAGGGCTGAATTACCTTTTCGCTACTTACAGTACCGTCTTGATTATCGTAATTTATTGGTTACAAGTCTTCGGGATAGAGTTTTTTACAAGTTAGTACATTTTATTTTATGTATCAATTGAACAATTTAAAAATTAATAGAAATTATATCTAGTTGTGAGTGGATTTAAGAAAGAAGGAGTCACATATGATTATAAAACAGAATAACAAGTACTGGATTTTATCGATCATCTTTTTGTTCGCTTCTTGTTTATTTAGTAGCAGTTATTTTTCATCTTATAGAACTTTGCCTCTTGTATATCAAGGAATCATCGTTATCAGTTGTTGGTTATTGAGTGGATGTAGTTTGTTTTTTTCTACAGGAATCAACAATAAATTTATTAAGTGTATTGTTGTAGGAGCGAATATTTTTTGTATTTATGGTTGGTGGTTTATATTTTGATTTTTGAAACTACAGATATTCATAAAATTAAAAGGAGAATAAGATGACGAATAATCAATTCAGATTATTAATAGCGATGTTTTTTTCGATTTGTTGTTTTGTTGGAGAAATCGTTTATGGAGATAGTCCTCAGAGTGTCTTATTGTTTTTCATTATGACATTTCCTGGATTAGCTGGGTTTTATTATTCGATAAAAGCGAATCTTGGACGATACAAATGGATGATTGTTTCTCTGAATTATTTTTTTGCTACATTTATTATTATTGGACAATTCATTCAATTAATTGTTTTAACTTTGAACAATTAATAGAGTTAAATATTACTTGAAAGGGAGATTGAAATGAAAAGTACATACAAAAGATATTGTTCATTGATTATTTTACTCTTATCGATCAGTGTGATTACGTTCAGTATGGTTCAAGGAGGTCGCTATAGTATTGAATGGCGAGTAATATTGACATCGATTTGTTGGCTACTTAGCAGTATAAGTTTATTTTTTTCAAGGTTCATTGAAAGTAAAGCCTTAAAAAACTTAGTCATTTTTTTTGAACTTTAGTTGTATCTATGGTTGGCTGTTTTCCTTTAGTTAAGACTCTATTTACTGGTGAAATGAACAGTAACTGTACATAGAAAAAAGCACCATAACGCCACAATAAATAAAAGATGAATAGGAGATCACCATGAAATTCCATAAAATAGGATTGGGTCTTTCGATGCTGTTGTCTATCTTATTTATGATAGGGAGCTTTCTATATCGAGAAGAGCCACTTTCAAGTTTTGCATTTATCCTGTACATGGTAATTCCTGGACTTATGGGGATTTATTTTACGAACTGTCTTACGATGAGTAACTATCAGAAAGGATTTCTCTTAGTCGTAAATTATGGATTTGCGACCGCTATGAGTTTGATGCGTGTGATTGAGTTTATTTCTAGTAAGCTATGATCGGTAATCGTTGAAAAAAGGAGTGAGATGAATGATTTCGATTGAACCTAAAAGATTTAAGTTTTTTCCCTACTATTTATGTGCTTGTCAGTTTTTTTGCGATTTTTTATTTTTTACCGTATTTACCATATTTACCATATACTGGCGAGACTAAATTGATGATTTCCACGATTTGCTGGTTCTTGAGTGGGATTAGTTTATTTTTTTCGACAGGAATAAAATTCGGTTGGGTAAAAGTATTGATCATTTTGGTTAACTGGTTCTGTATCTTTGGCTGGTGGTTTTCTACTAGATAAGTATGTTTTAAAAGGAGTGAGTGGAATGTTTGTAAAAAAAAGTATGCCGAATAAATATATTTCGTTCTATCTATTGGCGCTTTGTTTTCTATTAGGAAGTTTAGTTTTTGTTTTCAAATTTTATTGGTTATTTGCAACAGTCCAATATTCTTGGTGGATCATCAGTGGAATCAGTTTGTTTTACTCAACTAGAATCCCCTCAGCATTCTTAAAAAGAGTGCTCATTGGCATTCATCTTGTTTTGATGTACGGTATTGTACTAGGAACTTTATTAGGTTTTGTCAGCTTTGGTAAGGTGGAGTATTTATTGTTCCCTGTTGCGTACGTATTAATTGTGGGCGCGCTTCATGAGTTAGAGAAAAAGAAAGCATTCTTTATCATGGGATTGATCATCCCGATGTCTATTTCTACACTCGCATTTATTTATGCTCATTATTTGATTATTTTTCAAAGTCATTCATTCGAAAGTTATTATTTGATTCCTTTACTGATGTTGATGGTGATCTCTGGCTTGATTGGATTATACGCCGCAACAAAGCTTGAAACTAGCCGGCGAAAATTTTACTTATTGTTTATCAACTATTTGTTTTCTACATATTTCAATGTTGTGCTGTTACTTTTGTTTTTGGTGAATGTAGTAAGAAACTGAATCACGAACAAAACGCCTCTCATAGCAAAGTTTTGGTATCTGAAAAGTACAGAATAGGCCAACTAAAAAACGTCGTTTTTTTAAATTGATTATTTAGGGGTGAAATTTTCAGAAAGATGACGTATAATGTAAAATACTGAAAAGTTGCGACCTTCAACTCGTAGATGTTTCAGAATCTAATTGAAATGATGGTGATACCATGACAGACAACAGCAAAACACGCGTTGTCGTTGGGATGAGTGGCGGTGTTGACTCATCTGTAACAGCACTTTTGTTAAAGGAACAAGGCTATGATGTAATCGGGATCTTTATGAAAAACTGGGATGATACCGATGAAAATGGCGTCTGTACGGCGACGGAAGATTATAAGGATGTAGCGAAAGTCGCTGCCCAAATCGGGATTCCTTATTACTCGGTCAATTTTGAAAAAGAATATTGGGACCGTGTGTTTGAATATTTCTTAGCAGAATATCGTGCAGGACGTACCCCGAACCCAGATGTAATGTGCAATAAGGAAATCAAATTTAAAGCATTCTTAGACTATGCAATGGACTTAGGAGCGGAATATGTTGCTACTGGTCACTATGCGCAAGTCACACGTGATGAAAATGGCGTGTCACATATGTTGCGTGGGATCGATAATAACAAAGACCAAACGTATTTCCTTAGCCAATTGTCACAAGAACAGTTAGCAAAAACGATGTTTCCGTTAGGCGGTATGGAAAAATCAGAAGTACGTGCGATTGCGGAACGTGCCGGTCTAGCAACGGCGAAGAAAAAAGACTCAACTGGTATCTGTTTTATCGGCGAAAAGAACTTCAAACAATTCTTAAGTAACTATTTACCAGCTAAAAAAGGCAATATGGTGACCCTTGATGGTGAAGTGAAAGGCGTACACGCTGGTTTGATGTACTACACGATCGGACAACGTCAAGGCTTAGGTATCGGCGGCGGTGGCGATTCACAAGAACCTTGGTTCGTGGTGGGGAAAGATCTTGCGACGAATACATTATATGTTGGACAAGGCTTCCACCACCCTGCATTGTATGCAACCAGTTTGGATGCAAGCGAAATCCATTTTACAACGAATGAACCAATGCCAAAAGAATTCAAATGTACAGCGAAATTCCGTTACCGTCAGCAAGATGTACCGGTAACCGTGCGCTTATTAGAAAATAATCGGGCAGAAGTCATCTTCGACGAACCCGTACGCGCAATCACACCAGGACAAGCCGTTGTTTTTTATGACGGAATGGAATGTCTAGGTGGCGGATTGATCGATCATGCGTATCAAGAAACGAAAGTTTTGCAATACGTCTAAGATAGTCTAAAAAAGCCACAGGATTTTTTGCTATTTATTGACAAAAGCATGACCATTGCTTGTTTCTTCCTGCTTATGAATCTCCTTCGTATTATGGTGAACCAGCACAAAGTTTGCAAGTACAAGTAAGGATGTGGATAAAAAGACACCACGATAACCGAAGATACTTGAAACGCTTGAACCGATCAAGGGGCCAACGACATTTCCAGTGGCTTGGAAGGATTGGTTGTAACTAAAGATTCTTCCGGCAGCTTGTGGGGGAGAGTATTTAGTGATCAATGCTTGCACGGCTGGAAGGAGGCAAGCGTCTGAGATCCCGATCAAAAATCGTAGTCCTGCAAGTTGCCATACATTCGTTACGAAAGCCATTGGGATATAGACGATCAAGGCGAAGCCTAATCCGATGGCTAAGATTCGTTCACTCCCGATCTTATCACCTAAGCGGCCGAAACGAGGAGCGGCTATCAGGGTGGCAATCCCAGGAATAGAAGCAATGATCCCGCTGACCAACGTGACGTTGCCATGTCCATGTAATAATTGCCGGATATATAAACTAATGATCGGACTGATCGAATTATTTGATGCTTGAATGATCATTGTGGTAATAAACATGCCGATGACGACATGTGGGTATTTCAGGTCACGGAAAATTTGTTTAGCAGAAACCAACTCGCTTTTTTCTACTGGCACAAATTGTTCATGGACAAAAAATAAGCTAAGTAAGAAAACGAAGAACAAAATTGTCCCGGTAATAAAGAAGGTAGGGCGATACCCAAAAGCAGAAGCAGAAAGTCCGCCAAGTAAAGGACCAAGTAATGTTCCGGTCACAGAGCCGGTCGCCAAAGTGCCAAGTACTTGTCCACTTTTTTCTCTTGGGGTACCAGTGGCGACTAAAGCTGTTGCGTTACTGATATAGCCGGAAAAAATTCCCTGCAACAGACGTAATGCGACTAATTGATACACGCTGGTTACTAGACCCATCAAGGAAATCACTACCGCCATCCCTAGAGAAGCGCGCAACAACATCATCTTTCGGCCTTTTTGATCGGCAAGTCGTCCCCACCATGGAGAAATCAAAGTAGTAACAAGGAATGTAGAGGAGAAGGTCAAGCCACTCCAAAAGTTCAATTGTGACGTACTGTAATTTCCTAACGTATCTATGTAAAGCGACATAAAAGGCATCACTAGACTAAACCCAATCCCTGCCATAAATGTACCAAACCACAAAACAACTAGGTTTTTCTCCCATGTTTCTCTTTTTCTGAATACTGTCTCTTTTACTCTTGACACCACAATTAAAGCCTTCTTTCTGAAAATTTTCATCTACAATCATTTATTATAAACTACAACGTGTAGTTTATCAATAACAAGTCTTTTTTCTCTTCGTCTTTCATGGTAAACTTAAAGGGATTGAGTTTATTCCATAAGAGGGGAAATCAAATGAAAAAACGAACGCTGTCACAAGAGAAAATCATCGACTGCTTTCGAGAATTGGCAGAAGAGATGGCTGTACAGCAAATCACTTTCCAACATTTAGCTAAGGCATTGAATATCAAATCACCGTCGCTTTATAACCACTTTAAGAATATTCGAGAAGTGAAAACGGCGTTGACTGCGAAACTTTTAACGGAGTTGAATGATCAATTACGTCGAGTGTTAGTTGGGAAAAGTAAGGGAGAAGCGATCCAAGCGTACGCGCAAACCTATCAGTCATTTGCGTTTCAAAATCAGGCAGTCTATGAACTGCTGATCAGTGTACCGCATACAAATGAAGAAATTCTATTAGAGGGAATACACGAAACGAACCAAATCATTTTACAAATATTTGACGCTTTTTCTTTGTCGAAAGAAGAAAAGGTCCATCGAAGTCGAGAACTGCGAAGTATGATCCATGGGTACCTTTCGTTACGTTTTTTAGGGTACTTTACCAATGAACCGAATGTTTCTCCAGAAGAAAGTTATGTCTGGATGATCGACGACTTTATTGCAACTTTACCAATAAAATAAAAGGCATCATTTAAATTAATTTTCTGAACATTCATAAAAAGCCCCTTTTAAGCAAAATTTCTTGCAACTTTCTTGGAAAGTGACTAATATGTTTTTAAGATGACCTGAGAAAAGGAGCGCATGTATGTATCAAGTAATTACAATGTTCGGTGATAATGAGCCTTGGTGGTTCTTTGAAGATTGGCAAGAAGATATTCAAATGGAGGAAACTTTCTCCTCTTTTGAAGAAGCGCAACAAAACTATGAAGAAAAATGGCTGGCCATTAAAGACAACTATGAGTATATCCATGCCAAAAATAATTTTCTTAGCGCTTTTTGGAATGATGGCGATGAGCGCTGGTGTGAAGAATGCGATGATGATTTGCAGCAATACAAAGGACTGGCTTTGCTGAAAGATTATCAACCGATCACTTTGGAAAGCAGAAAGGATTTTTATGAAACAACTAATTCTAGCGGAAAAGCCAAGCGTTGCGAAAGACCTAAGCAAGGTGCTTGGTGCTAATCAAAAACACAAAAACTATTACGAAGGACCCAAGGTGATCGTGACTTGGGCCCTTGGTCATTTATTAGGTCTAAAGATGCCAGAGGATCTGAATAAGGAATGGCAAAGCTGGCAGATGGAGACCTTGCCGATGATCCCTAAAAAACTAGGGATCAAACCCTTACCAAAAACTGGTCATCAATTGAAAGCCATCAAGCAATTGGCTAGTCGTAAAGATGTCTCAGAAGCAGTGATCGCCACAGATGCCGGACGTGAAGGAGAACTCGTTGCACGTTGGATCTTGGAATACGTTCACTTCAATAAGCCGGTGAAACGTTTGTGGATCTCCTCTCAAACGGACAAAGCGATCAAGACAGGTTTCAGCCAATTGAAACCAGCTAAAAGCTATGATGCGCTGTATGAGTCTGCTTTGGCCAGGGCAAAAGCAGATTGGTTGGTCGGGTTGAATGTGACACGTGCACTGACAGTAAAATATCAAGACAATTTATCAGCGGGTCGGGTACAAACCCCAACCTTAGCTTTGGTGCGTAATCAGGAAAAGAAAATCGAATCATTCCGACCACAAACGTATTTTACGATTTCATTGACAGTCGGCAATGAACAAGCAAAAATGGTCCAAAAAAACCAGTTTGCTTTGAAATCCCATGAAGAAGCCCAAGCGTTTGTTAAAACCCTTAGTCAGAGTAAGGGAACAGTAGTCAACATTGAAGAAAAAACAAAGACAGAAAAAGCTCCTCTGCCTTATGATCTCACGGAGATCCAACGAGAAGCCAACCAACGTTATGGTTATTCTGCAAAGAAAACGTTAGGACTTGTTCAAAGTTTATACGAAACGCACAAGATCGTCACCTATCCACGAACAGATAGTAAATATTTGACGAATGATATGAAAAGTACCATGAAAGAAAGACTTCAAGCCATCAGCGATTTTGCACCAGAAGTGAAAACTTATTTGAAGAATGGGGCAGTGGTTCGTCAAACGAGTGTCTTCCAAGATAGTAAAGTAACAGATCACCATGCTTTGTTACCGACGGAAAATCGTCCACGCTATGAAAAATTAAGTAACGAAGAACAAAAAATCTACCAAATGATCGTGACACGATTCTTAGGGTTATTTGCAGAACCACATAAAATCAGTCAAACGAAAATCACTGTCGTATTTGGGAACGAACAATTTGTTTTCCGCCAAAACCGGGTGTTGGAAGCTGGTTGGAAAACGTCTGCTGAAAGTCATGTGGATTCGTTTGACTGGAAAAAAGACATGCGCATCCAACCTGATTTTACGATCAAAAAGGAATTGTCGGCACCGCCAAAACCTTTGACAGAAGCAAGTCTGTTAGGTTTGATGGAAAAACACAGTTTAGGCACGCCCGCGACTCGTGCGGAGATCATTGAAAAGTTGATCAAATCCGAATTAATGGAACGCACACCGCAAGGCTTACAAGTCTCACCGAAGGGCAAGCAGTTGTTAGAACTGGTCAATCCATCACTTGTGACACCAGATTTGACTGAAAGTTGGGAAAGAGATCTAGAAGCGATCGCGCTTGGAAAAAAACAAGCCAACGTCTTTTTACAATCCATCGAAAAAGAAACGAAGCGACTTGTCCAAGAAATCAAAACAAGTAAGCAAGAATACCAAGATTTTTCGATTACCCAAAAGAAATGTCCGGATTGTGGCTCGAATCTTCGTGAGAAGAACACAAAAGATGGCAAAATCTATGTGTGTACGAATCAAGATTGTAGCTATCGTCGTCGGAAAGATCCGAAAGTCTCTAACCATCGTTGTCCACAATGTCACCGCAAAATGGAGATCATTGAAGGCAAAAATGGCGCTTACTTCCGTTGTAAATTTGACGGGACGACAGAGAAGATGCTAGAAAAAAAAGAGCAGAAGAAAAAAATGACAAAACATGAAGAACGTCGCTTGATGAAGAAATATTCTCAAGCAGAAGAACCGGAAGAAAGCCCATTAGCAGCAGCCTTAAAAGCTGCGATGAAGGATAGTTAAGTTACAAGACTTCATACCTTGGCAGATGATCCACATGAGCGAGTAGTCGTTCAAAATCTGCAAAGGGAAAAATGATGGTACTGGTGTTGCTGTTTGGATGAAAGCCCACGGTATCTTTGCGATCGATCGAGGAATCAATGACGACTTGGATCTCGTTTTCTAAATCGTTGACTAAGGCAAATGGATTGACGGTACCTGGCGGAACATGTAACAACTGTTTGACTTGGTCTCCTGACACAAACGATAATCGTTTTTCATTCAACTGTTCTGCCAATAACTTCA is part of the Enterococcus mundtii genome and harbors:
- a CDS encoding multidrug efflux MFS transporter: MVSRVKETVFRKRETWEKNLVVLWFGTFMAGIGFSLVMPFMSLYIDTLGNYSTSQLNFWSGLTFSSTFLVTTLISPWWGRLADQKGRKMMLLRASLGMAVVISLMGLVTSVYQLVALRLLQGIFSGYISNATALVATGTPREKSGQVLGTLATGSVTGTLLGPLLGGLSASAFGYRPTFFITGTILFFVFLLSLFFVHEQFVPVEKSELVSAKQIFRDLKYPHVVIGMFITTMIIQASNNSISPIISLYIRQLLHGHGNVTLVSGIIASIPGIATLIAAPRFGRLGDKIGSERILAIGLGFALIVYIPMAFVTNVWQLAGLRFLIGISDACLLPAVQALITKYSPPQAAGRIFSYNQSFQATGNVVGPLIGSSVSSIFGYRGVFLSTSLLVLANFVLVHHNTKEIHKQEETSNGHAFVNK
- a CDS encoding YbaK/EbsC family protein, whose amino-acid sequence is MCHATKQEAYELLDLLAINYQEVNHPAITSVKNLTFTLPGPQVKNLLVKSKKGKQIYFVVLPDEKQADLKLLAEQLNEKRLSFVSGDQVKQLLHVPPGTVNPFALVNDLENEIQVVIDSSIDRKDTVGFHPNSNTSTIIFPFADFERLLAHVDHLPRYEVL
- a CDS encoding DNA topoisomerase III, whose amino-acid sequence is MKQLILAEKPSVAKDLSKVLGANQKHKNYYEGPKVIVTWALGHLLGLKMPEDLNKEWQSWQMETLPMIPKKLGIKPLPKTGHQLKAIKQLASRKDVSEAVIATDAGREGELVARWILEYVHFNKPVKRLWISSQTDKAIKTGFSQLKPAKSYDALYESALARAKADWLVGLNVTRALTVKYQDNLSAGRVQTPTLALVRNQEKKIESFRPQTYFTISLTVGNEQAKMVQKNQFALKSHEEAQAFVKTLSQSKGTVVNIEEKTKTEKAPLPYDLTEIQREANQRYGYSAKKTLGLVQSLYETHKIVTYPRTDSKYLTNDMKSTMKERLQAISDFAPEVKTYLKNGAVVRQTSVFQDSKVTDHHALLPTENRPRYEKLSNEEQKIYQMIVTRFLGLFAEPHKISQTKITVVFGNEQFVFRQNRVLEAGWKTSAESHVDSFDWKKDMRIQPDFTIKKELSAPPKPLTEASLLGLMEKHSLGTPATRAEIIEKLIKSELMERTPQGLQVSPKGKQLLELVNPSLVTPDLTESWERDLEAIALGKKQANVFLQSIEKETKRLVQEIKTSKQEYQDFSITQKKCPDCGSNLREKNTKDGKIYVCTNQDCSYRRRKDPKVSNHRCPQCHRKMEIIEGKNGAYFRCKFDGTTEKMLEKKEQKKKMTKHEERRLMKKYSQAEEPEESPLAAALKAAMKDS
- a CDS encoding TetR/AcrR family transcriptional regulator; its protein translation is MKKRTLSQEKIIDCFRELAEEMAVQQITFQHLAKALNIKSPSLYNHFKNIREVKTALTAKLLTELNDQLRRVLVGKSKGEAIQAYAQTYQSFAFQNQAVYELLISVPHTNEEILLEGIHETNQIILQIFDAFSLSKEEKVHRSRELRSMIHGYLSLRFLGYFTNEPNVSPEESYVWMIDDFIATLPIK
- a CDS encoding DUF1033 family protein; its protein translation is MYQVITMFGDNEPWWFFEDWQEDIQMEETFSSFEEAQQNYEEKWLAIKDNYEYIHAKNNFLSAFWNDGDERWCEECDDDLQQYKGLALLKDYQPITLESRKDFYETTNSSGKAKRCERPKQGAWC
- the mnmA gene encoding tRNA 2-thiouridine(34) synthase MnmA; this translates as MTDNSKTRVVVGMSGGVDSSVTALLLKEQGYDVIGIFMKNWDDTDENGVCTATEDYKDVAKVAAQIGIPYYSVNFEKEYWDRVFEYFLAEYRAGRTPNPDVMCNKEIKFKAFLDYAMDLGAEYVATGHYAQVTRDENGVSHMLRGIDNNKDQTYFLSQLSQEQLAKTMFPLGGMEKSEVRAIAERAGLATAKKKDSTGICFIGEKNFKQFLSNYLPAKKGNMVTLDGEVKGVHAGLMYYTIGQRQGLGIGGGGDSQEPWFVVGKDLATNTLYVGQGFHHPALYATSLDASEIHFTTNEPMPKEFKCTAKFRYRQQDVPVTVRLLENNRAEVIFDEPVRAITPGQAVVFYDGMECLGGGLIDHAYQETKVLQYV